Proteins co-encoded in one Bacillus paramycoides genomic window:
- a CDS encoding DUF86 domain-containing protein: MYFVDRKKIEQMLVCLERATNTFQEKKIYETEFEFYALERIAHLMIDCVLDVGNAMIDGFIMRDPGSYEDIIDILMDERVISTEEGQSMKEVILLRKMLTQDYIQMNHDELYKTIQKHIAVVEKYPANIRSYLEKELGPVSAFVPE, encoded by the coding sequence ATGTATTTTGTAGACAGAAAGAAAATAGAACAAATGCTAGTATGTTTAGAACGAGCAACAAATACATTTCAAGAGAAAAAGATATATGAAACCGAGTTTGAATTTTATGCATTAGAACGCATAGCTCATCTAATGATTGATTGTGTATTAGATGTAGGGAATGCAATGATTGATGGATTTATTATGCGCGATCCAGGAAGCTATGAAGATATTATCGATATTTTGATGGACGAGCGAGTAATAAGTACAGAAGAAGGACAAAGCATGAAAGAAGTAATTCTTCTTCGAAAAATGCTTACGCAAGATTATATTCAAATGAATCATGATGAATTATATAAGACGATTCAAAAACATATTGCAGTGGTAGAGAAATACCCAGCAAATATTCGCAGTTATTTAGAGAAGGAATTAGGACCTGTATCTGCATTTGTACCAGAATAA
- a CDS encoding iron ABC transporter substrate-binding protein, producing the protein MYWMSCIMFVFTLCVLFFVLWKIYKINEMKKGAGKLIAMYPRVKRRWIALLGPAYFIGQCMYIYAQYVSGDIDTVEQFLIQLGIHAVASCFMTLIAIHLIKSVQIYEKGVVDGLNFYSYEELKGYKTSTWENPKENIFLYRGREKMNDNVNLLIRQEDMNELESILQRYIPKLMMK; encoded by the coding sequence GTGTACTGGATGTCATGTATTATGTTTGTTTTTACATTATGTGTTTTGTTTTTTGTTCTATGGAAGATATATAAAATAAATGAAATGAAAAAAGGCGCAGGAAAACTCATTGCAATGTATCCTCGGGTGAAAAGACGTTGGATTGCATTACTTGGACCAGCATATTTCATTGGACAATGTATGTATATATATGCTCAGTACGTAAGTGGCGATATTGATACAGTTGAACAGTTTCTCATTCAGCTAGGTATTCATGCTGTAGCAAGTTGTTTTATGACTTTAATAGCTATCCATCTTATTAAAAGTGTACAAATATATGAAAAAGGCGTAGTAGACGGATTAAACTTTTATTCATACGAAGAATTAAAAGGCTATAAAACATCAACATGGGAAAATCCAAAAGAAAATATATTTTTATATCGCGGGCGAGAAAAAATGAATGACAATGTAAATTTACTTATTAGACAGGAAGATATGAATGAATTAGAAAGCATTCTTCAAAGATATATTCCGAAATTAATGATGAAATAA
- the glpX gene encoding class II fructose-bisphosphatase: MERELALEIVRVTEAAALASAQWMGRGKKNEADDAATTAMRDMFDSVNMAGTVVIGEGELDEAPMLYIGEELGTGNGPEVDIAVDPLEGTNIVAKGLANAMAVIAIADKGNLLHAPDMYMEKIAVGPKAAGKISLDDPIEKTIEIVAEANNKKIRDLTVIVQERERHQDIIDRVRAKGARVKLFGDGDVGASIATALPGTGIDLFVGIGGAPEGVISAAALKCLEGEMQARLVPINEEEEARCREMGLEDPRQLLMLDDLVSGDDAIFSATGVSAGELLDGVKFLGGDLAETYSIVMRYKTRTVRFIKTHHHLDHKPHLNLDI, translated from the coding sequence TTGGAACGTGAACTCGCACTAGAAATTGTCCGTGTAACAGAAGCAGCAGCATTAGCATCCGCACAGTGGATGGGCCGCGGAAAGAAGAACGAAGCAGATGATGCAGCAACTACAGCAATGCGTGATATGTTTGATTCAGTAAACATGGCAGGTACAGTTGTAATTGGTGAAGGAGAACTTGATGAAGCACCGATGCTGTATATTGGTGAAGAACTAGGAACAGGTAACGGTCCAGAAGTAGACATCGCCGTTGACCCATTAGAAGGTACGAACATCGTTGCAAAAGGTCTTGCAAATGCAATGGCAGTTATCGCAATCGCAGATAAAGGAAACCTTCTTCATGCTCCTGATATGTACATGGAAAAAATCGCGGTTGGTCCAAAAGCAGCTGGTAAAATTAGCTTAGATGATCCAATTGAAAAAACAATTGAAATTGTAGCAGAAGCTAACAATAAAAAGATTCGCGATCTAACGGTTATCGTTCAAGAACGTGAACGTCATCAAGATATTATTGATCGTGTTCGTGCAAAAGGTGCACGCGTAAAATTATTTGGTGATGGTGATGTTGGTGCGTCAATCGCAACAGCACTACCTGGGACAGGTATCGACTTATTCGTAGGTATTGGCGGAGCTCCAGAAGGTGTTATTTCTGCAGCAGCATTAAAATGCCTTGAAGGTGAAATGCAAGCTCGCTTAGTTCCAATTAACGAAGAAGAAGAAGCTCGTTGTCGTGAAATGGGATTAGAAGATCCTCGTCAACTTCTTATGTTAGATGATTTAGTATCTGGTGATGATGCAATCTTCTCAGCAACTGGTGTATCTGCTGGTGAATTATTAGACGGCGTGAAATTCCTTGGCGGAGATTTAGCTGAAACATATTCTATCGTAATGCGTTACAAAACAAGAACAGTACGATTCATTAAAACGCATCACCATTTAGATCATAAGCCACACTTAAACTTAGATATTTAA
- a CDS encoding NAD(P)H-dependent oxidoreductase translates to MKHVIVYAHPNTESFNHAILETVKSELEEKGHEVRVRDLYELNFNPVLGASDFISFSQGNTPEDIKEEQEHISWADSITFIYPVWWAGLPAILKGYVDRVFSHGFAYAYGENGIEKLLSGKKGLLLSTMGNTKEAYTAGGMFEAMKKTADVGIFEFTGIETIEHTFYTSVPSVDNSVRKQYLEEVKDVVNRAF, encoded by the coding sequence ATGAAACATGTAATCGTTTATGCACACCCAAATACAGAAAGCTTCAACCATGCGATTTTAGAAACGGTAAAAAGTGAATTAGAAGAAAAAGGTCATGAAGTACGCGTTCGTGATCTATACGAGTTAAACTTCAATCCAGTATTAGGTGCTTCCGATTTCATCTCATTTTCTCAAGGAAACACACCAGAAGATATTAAAGAAGAGCAAGAGCATATCTCTTGGGCTGATAGCATTACATTCATTTATCCAGTTTGGTGGGCGGGACTTCCTGCTATTTTAAAAGGATACGTTGACCGTGTATTTAGCCACGGCTTCGCTTATGCTTACGGTGAAAATGGGATTGAGAAGTTATTAAGTGGTAAAAAAGGCTTATTATTATCTACAATGGGAAATACGAAAGAAGCATACACAGCAGGCGGTATGTTTGAAGCAATGAAGAAAACAGCAGATGTTGGTATCTTTGAATTTACAGGCATTGAAACAATTGAGCATACATTCTATACGAGTGTTCCTTCTGTGGATAATAGTGTGCGTAAGCAATATCTTGAAGAAGTAAAAGATGTTGTGAATCGTGCATTCTAA
- a CDS encoding ABC transporter ATP-binding protein, translated as MNIIEIERLEKSFDIGDSKVKILKGINLQIQKGDFVCIMGASGSGKTTLLQLLGGLDIPSVGSVRVDGTEISTLKEKELALFRRHKIGFIFQQFNLIPVFSAEENVGLPLLLDNVSQKKATVTATRLLELVGLKGKEKHLPAQLSGGQQQRVAIARAFANEPAIILADEPTGALDSENSKNIIAALRNACDELGQTAVIVTHDPFVAAHADKVVFLLDGEVIYEHAESKGWKFRNIPQQVTHIQEIMNRHFKVGGKGDAMGN; from the coding sequence ATGAATATTATTGAAATTGAAAGGTTAGAAAAATCGTTTGATATTGGGGATAGTAAAGTGAAAATATTAAAAGGCATTAATCTTCAAATTCAAAAAGGAGATTTCGTCTGTATTATGGGGGCTAGTGGATCGGGTAAAACGACCTTACTTCAGTTGTTAGGTGGATTAGATATTCCATCAGTAGGTAGTGTTCGAGTTGACGGTACAGAGATATCAACATTAAAAGAAAAAGAGCTAGCTTTATTTAGAAGGCATAAAATCGGTTTTATTTTTCAGCAGTTTAATTTGATTCCAGTGTTTAGTGCAGAAGAGAATGTAGGGTTACCGTTACTGTTAGATAATGTCTCGCAAAAGAAGGCAACGGTGACAGCAACTCGTTTATTAGAACTTGTTGGATTGAAGGGAAAAGAAAAGCATTTACCAGCACAGTTATCAGGCGGGCAACAGCAAAGGGTTGCGATCGCAAGAGCTTTTGCAAATGAGCCGGCTATTATATTAGCTGATGAACCAACAGGGGCATTAGATTCGGAAAATAGCAAAAACATAATTGCGGCACTTCGCAATGCGTGTGATGAGTTAGGGCAAACAGCTGTCATTGTAACGCACGACCCGTTCGTAGCCGCTCATGCGGATAAAGTTGTTTTCTTATTAGATGGTGAAGTGATTTATGAACATGCTGAAAGTAAAGGGTGGAAGTTTCGAAATATCCCGCAACAAGTTACTCACATTCAAGAGATTATGAATCGCCACTTTAAAGTAGGGGGTAAAGGTGATGCGATGGGTAATTAA
- a CDS encoding cytoplasmic protein — MQKVQLSWSLYENEQNTIEKYCKNCRRTTLFTDTNIRRHNANGKNIYRFAIYKCPKDHTWNQKLRIYKSFTDHVETVDMTQHDQTETTTTISITQHKESGVAEITIVLDIVFGSHRIDKALSTYISDWSRTRIVDKIKNGDIQLNGQQMKPNTILSEGDHISICL; from the coding sequence ATGCAGAAAGTACAACTTTCTTGGAGTTTATATGAAAATGAACAAAACACAATCGAAAAGTATTGTAAAAATTGCAGACGCACTACCTTATTTACTGACACGAATATTCGTAGGCATAACGCCAACGGAAAAAATATATATCGTTTTGCCATTTATAAATGTCCGAAAGATCATACGTGGAACCAAAAGCTTCGTATTTATAAATCATTTACTGATCATGTGGAAACAGTCGATATGACGCAACACGATCAAACAGAAACAACTACTACCATTTCCATTACACAACATAAGGAAAGCGGCGTAGCTGAAATTACAATTGTATTAGATATCGTTTTCGGTTCCCACCGAATCGATAAAGCTTTATCCACATATATTTCTGACTGGAGCCGTACACGCATTGTGGATAAAATTAAAAATGGTGATATTCAATTGAACGGACAACAAATGAAGCCAAATACAATACTTTCTGAAGGCGATCATATCTCGATTTGTTTATAA
- the yutH gene encoding spore coat putative kinase YutH, whose protein sequence is MIHHIYEHYHMHVKELIPLGPYKSFWIRNKIYVLVPIGEMEEEVLVEMKKLSDYMNQQGDITVATFVPTIHGYYVSEIEEQNYCLLKGMRALERHATSLGSELSIFHKRGAFFPEEIEQLSRIGEWKALWEKRLDQLEKFWQSQVMNHPTDVFDQLFIESFPYYLGVAENAIQYVVDTEMDDTPQLTDAATICQERFTPLLWHQTKRLKLPFDWVYDHPTRDMAELIRYMMIEKKKDWEQTIVQFVTDYERNYSLSSFGWRLLFARLLFPLHYFETVERYYQTGNEEQKSIYRDRLEAILHDVNRSEQFMKHFYGSLRLPVDKLGIRKLDWLS, encoded by the coding sequence ATGATTCATCATATTTATGAGCATTATCATATGCATGTTAAAGAATTAATCCCCCTTGGCCCCTATAAAAGCTTTTGGATTCGCAACAAAATTTATGTACTTGTTCCAATTGGAGAAATGGAGGAAGAAGTACTTGTAGAGATGAAAAAGCTCAGTGACTATATGAACCAGCAAGGGGATATAACTGTAGCGACTTTCGTTCCGACTATACACGGCTACTATGTAAGTGAGATAGAAGAACAAAATTACTGCTTATTAAAAGGTATGCGTGCGTTAGAACGACATGCTACATCATTAGGAAGTGAGCTTTCTATATTCCATAAACGAGGTGCTTTTTTTCCGGAAGAGATCGAACAATTAAGCCGCATTGGTGAATGGAAAGCGTTATGGGAAAAAAGGCTCGACCAATTAGAAAAGTTTTGGCAATCACAAGTGATGAACCACCCTACAGACGTATTCGATCAATTGTTTATTGAATCCTTCCCGTATTACTTAGGAGTTGCAGAAAATGCAATTCAATATGTTGTCGATACAGAGATGGATGATACACCGCAACTGACTGATGCAGCAACCATTTGCCAAGAACGATTCACACCCTTATTATGGCATCAAACGAAGCGTCTCAAACTTCCTTTTGATTGGGTGTATGATCACCCAACTCGAGATATGGCAGAATTAATCCGCTATATGATGATAGAAAAAAAGAAAGATTGGGAGCAAACAATCGTTCAATTTGTTACAGATTACGAACGAAATTATTCGCTATCCTCATTTGGTTGGCGCTTATTATTTGCAAGGCTCCTGTTCCCACTTCACTATTTTGAAACAGTCGAACGATATTACCAAACGGGAAACGAAGAACAAAAAAGCATATATAGAGATCGCTTAGAAGCCATTTTACACGATGTGAACCGCTCAGAGCAATTTATGAAGCACTTTTATGGATCACTTCGTTTACCAGTTGATAAGTTAGGCATTAGGAAATTAGATTGGCTGTCTTAA
- a CDS encoding TIGR01457 family HAD-type hydrolase, translating into MYKGYLIDLDGTMYRGEEQIEEASDFVKALGELGIPYLFVTNNSTRKPEQVAEKLVRFDIPAEADQVFTTSMATANFIYERKQDATVYMIGEEGLHDALVEKGFELVDENPDFVVVGLDRDITYEKLAKACLAVRNGATFISTNGDIAIPTERGLLPGNGSLTSVVAVSTGVDPIFIGKPESIIMEQALKVLGIEKNKALMVGDNYDTDILAGINAGMHTLLVHTGVTTVEKLTEYEVQPTQVVHNLTEWIEKM; encoded by the coding sequence ATGTATAAAGGTTACTTAATTGACTTAGACGGTACGATGTATCGCGGAGAAGAACAAATTGAAGAAGCGAGCGACTTTGTAAAAGCATTAGGAGAGCTCGGCATTCCTTATTTATTCGTTACGAATAACTCAACGCGTAAACCAGAACAAGTGGCAGAAAAACTTGTTCGTTTCGATATTCCAGCCGAAGCAGATCAAGTATTCACAACGAGTATGGCGACAGCGAACTTTATTTATGAACGTAAACAAGACGCAACTGTATATATGATTGGTGAAGAAGGCTTGCATGATGCACTTGTGGAAAAAGGATTTGAACTTGTGGATGAAAATCCTGATTTCGTTGTTGTTGGTTTAGATCGTGACATCACATATGAAAAATTAGCAAAAGCTTGTCTTGCTGTGCGTAACGGCGCAACGTTTATTTCTACAAATGGTGACATTGCTATTCCGACTGAGCGCGGTTTATTACCAGGTAACGGTTCATTAACATCAGTTGTAGCAGTATCAACAGGTGTGGATCCAATCTTTATCGGAAAACCAGAATCAATCATTATGGAACAAGCTTTAAAAGTGCTTGGCATAGAAAAAAATAAAGCATTAATGGTTGGGGATAACTACGATACAGACATTTTAGCAGGAATAAATGCTGGTATGCATACCCTTCTTGTCCACACAGGAGTCACAACTGTGGAGAAGTTAACAGAATATGAAGTACAACCAACGCAAGTTGTGCATAACTTGACGGAGTGGATTGAGAAGATGTAA
- a CDS encoding GNAT family N-acetyltransferase: MDIHKLTVEEANEINTWTYEEPYNLYSFSGEEEVIEELLDGTYYGWCDDKGEFIGYFCFGENAQVPGGRDAHLYGGEDVIDIGLGMKPALTGKGLGKIFFQAGIAFAVKEFKPKTFRLSVATFNTRAITLYKNIGFQQGPIFLSRGREFMLMEYERPSV, encoded by the coding sequence ATGGATATACATAAGTTAACGGTAGAAGAAGCAAATGAGATAAATACGTGGACGTACGAAGAACCTTATAATTTATATAGTTTTTCAGGCGAGGAAGAAGTAATAGAAGAATTATTAGATGGGACGTATTATGGTTGGTGTGACGATAAGGGAGAGTTTATCGGCTATTTTTGTTTTGGGGAAAATGCACAAGTGCCAGGGGGAAGAGATGCTCATTTATATGGTGGAGAAGATGTAATTGATATCGGACTTGGCATGAAGCCGGCGTTAACAGGGAAAGGGCTGGGAAAAATATTTTTTCAAGCTGGGATAGCCTTTGCTGTTAAAGAATTTAAGCCGAAAACGTTTCGACTTAGTGTAGCGACATTTAATACAAGAGCGATTACGCTTTATAAAAACATAGGTTTTCAGCAAGGTCCTATTTTTTTGAGCCGTGGAAGAGAATTTATGCTTATGGAATACGAAAGACCGTCAGTATGA
- a CDS encoding FtsX-like permease family protein: MRWVIKYAVKSMKQNWLRNMLIALGAALGVMLATMLLLGNQSVEKSVKEQVVSRYGDYNLQFGYIKNDMYLNNESLKGIDSLENAEKISKVLIPYPFPNYKELSGKPSYWGVEQDSPEMNSYKIVEGRYPKEGAEVALTKGYTDRENIRVGDTIKLPFPQHGEKNVKVVGILNPPLMAAMGHSAYFPIYWLQKELNLSNQFNLVQVKTADVNVKRAIALDVNKKIENIKVDQRTYVDKTFERLNVMKPLIFSLGGIALFVVALLIMGSFFLSVRSRFKQWALLRALGSNPNQIILVVLLEALCIGAIGSLAGVILGAGTQTIAASFINKWVNIEGAGKASFSISSEVLLITFLLGIVMSVIGAIIPAFMVRKIPPVQALRPGLPSNEKKEKRWSAFSLSILIIGTVIGLTGSILEQYIGFNPSAIGALLFAVGLLLAIPLFIRVIAPVIAKPFQMILRIETTISSRNVIRYRNKAAVSVAILAFGFMLALVGTMYVNSMYEGMKKGLQKHLPADLVVRIPVESQGIETLPFSWMEKVRKIDGVESSVGNATDFTAKLVNYDFKKANQEWYEFMKKNNLNYDSMEVVGNDIVAYQKVTKAKVIAGQALNKPLQDGEGVITKEVAKNLGLQLHDTVDVQGKGKEKQTIKVVSIIEQGLRLRSLDIFVNEQWARDKFHVQGYEAIQIMTNSNQSFEGIKKQVKEITKNKENVEVINSYDLLKEQEQLLSQMMMLIRLLVVIVFIISGIGLMNAIVASLHERRAEISMIRAVGAIPKQMRRIVLLEGTLLGAIAGCIGIFGGILFSYIVLSSLELTVIIIPYNQVVILALASVVLGAGAALIASLQLRKFKLSDTLKELSA, encoded by the coding sequence ATGCGATGGGTAATTAAGTATGCAGTAAAATCGATGAAACAAAATTGGCTGCGAAATATGTTGATTGCTCTCGGTGCAGCTTTAGGTGTTATGTTAGCGACGATGTTATTGCTAGGCAATCAATCAGTAGAGAAAAGCGTAAAGGAACAAGTAGTAAGTCGGTATGGAGATTATAATTTACAATTTGGCTATATAAAAAACGATATGTATTTAAATAATGAAAGTTTAAAAGGAATAGATAGCTTAGAAAATGCTGAAAAAATTTCAAAAGTACTTATACCATATCCTTTTCCAAATTATAAAGAGTTATCGGGAAAACCGTCCTATTGGGGTGTTGAGCAAGATTCTCCAGAAATGAATTCTTATAAAATAGTAGAAGGTCGATATCCGAAAGAAGGGGCGGAAGTAGCACTGACAAAAGGGTATACAGATCGTGAAAATATAAGAGTAGGAGATACGATTAAGTTGCCATTCCCGCAGCATGGAGAAAAGAATGTGAAAGTCGTCGGCATTTTAAATCCGCCGTTAATGGCAGCAATGGGGCACAGTGCTTATTTTCCAATCTATTGGCTTCAAAAAGAATTAAATCTATCAAATCAATTCAATCTTGTTCAAGTGAAAACAGCCGATGTAAATGTGAAAAGAGCAATTGCTCTTGATGTAAATAAGAAGATAGAAAATATAAAGGTAGATCAACGTACTTATGTTGATAAGACATTTGAAAGACTAAATGTAATGAAACCGTTAATTTTTAGTTTAGGTGGTATTGCCTTATTTGTTGTAGCTCTTTTAATAATGGGAAGTTTCTTCTTATCTGTTAGAAGTCGATTTAAGCAGTGGGCATTATTACGTGCGCTCGGTAGTAACCCAAATCAAATTATATTAGTCGTTTTATTAGAGGCTTTATGCATCGGAGCAATTGGATCGCTAGCAGGAGTTATTCTTGGGGCAGGTACGCAAACAATCGCCGCATCTTTTATTAACAAATGGGTGAATATTGAGGGGGCAGGGAAAGCATCATTCTCGATTTCAAGTGAGGTTCTACTCATTACGTTTTTACTAGGGATTGTTATGTCTGTCATAGGAGCTATTATACCGGCTTTCATGGTTAGAAAGATTCCACCAGTTCAAGCACTTCGGCCAGGTCTTCCTAGTAATGAGAAAAAAGAAAAAAGATGGAGTGCTTTTAGCCTTAGCATTTTAATCATTGGTACCGTTATTGGACTCACGGGTAGCATATTAGAGCAGTATATCGGTTTCAATCCAAGTGCGATAGGAGCGCTGTTATTTGCAGTTGGTTTGTTATTGGCGATTCCGTTATTTATTCGCGTAATAGCACCAGTGATTGCAAAACCGTTTCAAATGATATTACGAATTGAAACGACGATTAGTAGCCGGAATGTAATTCGTTATCGGAATAAGGCAGCTGTGTCGGTTGCTATACTAGCATTTGGTTTTATGTTAGCACTTGTTGGAACGATGTATGTAAATTCTATGTATGAAGGTATGAAAAAAGGGTTACAAAAGCATTTACCAGCGGACTTAGTAGTAAGAATTCCAGTAGAGTCGCAAGGAATAGAAACATTACCGTTTAGTTGGATGGAGAAGGTTAGAAAAATTGATGGTGTGGAATCGAGTGTTGGGAATGCTACTGACTTTACAGCAAAGCTTGTGAATTATGACTTTAAAAAAGCGAATCAAGAGTGGTATGAATTTATGAAAAAAAACAATTTGAACTATGATTCAATGGAAGTTGTAGGTAACGATATTGTAGCGTACCAGAAAGTAACAAAGGCGAAAGTGATTGCAGGACAAGCTTTAAATAAGCCATTACAAGATGGTGAGGGAGTCATTACGAAAGAAGTGGCTAAAAATTTAGGGCTTCAGTTGCATGATACGGTTGACGTACAAGGAAAAGGGAAAGAAAAACAAACAATTAAAGTCGTTTCGATTATTGAGCAAGGATTAAGGTTAAGGAGTTTGGATATTTTTGTGAATGAACAATGGGCTCGCGATAAGTTTCACGTACAAGGATATGAAGCAATTCAAATTATGACTAATTCTAATCAATCATTTGAAGGGATTAAGAAGCAAGTAAAAGAAATTACAAAGAATAAAGAGAATGTAGAAGTTATAAACAGTTATGATTTATTGAAAGAACAAGAGCAGTTATTATCGCAAATGATGATGTTAATTCGCTTGTTAGTTGTAATTGTTTTCATTATTTCTGGCATAGGATTAATGAATGCAATTGTCGCAAGTTTGCATGAAAGACGTGCTGAAATTAGTATGATTCGTGCGGTAGGAGCTATTCCGAAGCAAATGAGAAGGATCGTTTTATTAGAGGGAACTTTACTTGGAGCGATCGCTGGTTGTATCGGAATTTTTGGTGGGATTCTGTTTAGTTATATCGTGTTATCAAGCTTAGAGTTAACGGTTATTATTATTCCGTATAATCAAGTTGTCATACTGGCTCTAGCTAGCGTGGTGCTTGGAGCAGGGGCAGCATTGATTGCGTCATTACAATTAAGAAAGTTTAAATTAAGTGATACTTTAAAGGAGTTATCAGCATAA
- a CDS encoding DUF3055 domain-containing protein — protein sequence MEERFFLYDDTVATKTRFVSFMGENERHDLALLYSDRHYGKTIVLDMQRNKFAIIGTDDLNEPGYLEHAFSMTEEIAEELRSFLFELI from the coding sequence ATGGAAGAACGTTTCTTTCTGTACGACGATACTGTCGCTACAAAAACGCGTTTCGTTAGCTTTATGGGAGAAAATGAGCGTCATGATTTAGCGCTTTTATACTCTGATCGTCATTACGGTAAAACAATTGTCCTTGATATGCAGCGCAATAAATTTGCAATCATCGGCACTGACGATTTAAACGAACCAGGCTACTTAGAGCACGCATTTTCTATGACTGAAGAAATTGCAGAAGAACTACGCTCATTTTTATTTGAACTTATATAA
- a CDS encoding carbonic anhydrase: MPRMGNTFLTIQELEKKKEYLLDLSSVIPTWNASYQFLFKEIQQELLSKVNKKIEQHQFILNICADQQVGA, translated from the coding sequence ATGCCAAGAATGGGGAACACTTTTTTAACAATTCAAGAACTAGAAAAGAAAAAAGAGTATTTATTAGACCTTTCATCCGTTATACCAACGTGGAATGCGAGCTACCAATTTTTATTTAAAGAAATCCAGCAAGAATTATTGAGTAAAGTAAATAAAAAAATCGAACAACATCAATTCATTTTAAATATATGTGCAGATCAACAAGTAGGGGCATAA
- a CDS encoding helix-turn-helix transcriptional regulator → MGEARTTKDEIVQLLKVKGEHTVAELADVLEITEMAIRRHLSNLEKDGFIYSKMVRQHVGRPTYLYGLSEKGEDTFPKEYKQFAIDMLEDLARMGDEKILRYVLKERTKRMEEQLQKRVSNQKNLAFKVQEIAAMQEKNGYMVQIKRDGENSFVIEKQNCPLKEIAERFPQVCEDEKEMYKRLFAGADVKTLANMCEGDCSCSYQVKEKK, encoded by the coding sequence ATGGGGGAAGCACGTACGACGAAAGATGAAATTGTACAATTGTTGAAAGTAAAGGGAGAGCACACAGTAGCGGAACTAGCAGACGTTTTAGAGATTACAGAAATGGCAATCCGAAGACATTTAAGTAATCTTGAGAAAGATGGTTTCATCTATTCCAAGATGGTAAGGCAACATGTCGGAAGACCAACTTATTTGTATGGATTAAGTGAAAAGGGAGAAGATACATTCCCGAAAGAGTATAAGCAATTTGCGATTGATATGCTAGAAGATTTAGCTCGAATGGGTGATGAAAAAATACTTCGCTACGTTTTAAAAGAGAGAACGAAGCGAATGGAAGAACAGTTGCAAAAACGAGTGAGTAATCAAAAGAATTTAGCATTTAAAGTGCAAGAGATAGCGGCTATGCAAGAGAAAAATGGTTATATGGTCCAAATAAAGAGAGATGGAGAGAACTCTTTCGTAATTGAAAAACAAAACTGTCCGTTAAAAGAAATTGCAGAGAGATTCCCGCAAGTATGCGAAGATGAAAAAGAGATGTATAAGCGTTTATTTGCAGGAGCAGATGTAAAGACGTTAGCAAACATGTGTGAGGGCGATTGTAGTTGTTCTTACCAAGTAAAAGAGAAAAAATGA
- a CDS encoding phosphatidylglycerophosphatase A family protein, with product MKESNQLQERALQLLQERGVTIDDIAELVHFLQKKYHPNLEMSECRYNVERVLSKREVQNALITGIELDVLAEKGMLSEPLQDIVKRDEGLYGIDEVIALSIVNVYGSIGFTNFGYIDKLKPGILEYLNDKSSGKVHTFLDDIVGGIAAAASSRLAHRAEHSE from the coding sequence ATGAAAGAATCAAATCAACTACAAGAAAGAGCATTACAACTATTACAAGAGCGCGGTGTAACAATTGACGATATTGCTGAGCTTGTTCATTTTCTTCAAAAAAAATATCATCCAAATTTAGAGATGTCAGAATGCCGTTATAACGTTGAACGTGTATTATCAAAACGTGAAGTACAAAATGCATTGATTACAGGTATCGAACTCGATGTTCTTGCTGAAAAAGGAATGTTAAGTGAGCCATTACAAGATATCGTAAAACGTGATGAAGGCTTATACGGAATTGATGAAGTAATCGCACTTTCTATCGTTAATGTGTACGGCTCTATCGGTTTCACAAACTTTGGATATATCGATAAATTAAAACCTGGTATTTTAGAATACTTAAATGATAAATCATCTGGAAAAGTGCATACATTCCTTGATGATATCGTTGGCGGAATTGCTGCCGCTGCTTCAAGCCGCTTAGCGCATAGAGCTGAGCATTCGGAATAA